A window of Solanum stenotomum isolate F172 chromosome 9, ASM1918654v1, whole genome shotgun sequence genomic DNA:
TTATGTTGGTAATTATCTTATATCAGCGACCTATGttatttaatgtttttgaaaGTGTCATCAAATATGTGTTGTGCCTCTAAAAGTgcatatattttagaaaatcttatatgaatataaaaacatttttaaagtgTCGAGCAGCATACCCTATCAATTAAATAATCATAGGGTAATTGGTCATTTCATCTTGGTTTAGTATTTGAAGTCTCCTTCATTAGATGTCTACTTTTCTCCCAACAACTTACAATTTTCTATCTTAAATTATTAGGTTCTCTagttttaatttatcaaaatattcatcACCAACCATTGAGTTTGTTTTTGGCAATCATGGTTATAAAGTCATATGTTCTTACCTCTATGAAGTCCCTACTTCTATTCACAAGGGTAAATTAGTCATTTAACATGAAGACCAATAGGATCGTAGGCGAGCTCGATCAATTCTAGCTATATTAAATTTCCTTACCTCATTGTGGCCTTCCCATTGGCCATACTTCACTGTTTGCATGTACAACCATCTCCCTTGATTCGACTGACTATCTCATGAAACGAGAACCTTAGCGAGTTCGATCATTCTGTAATTTTCATTCATTTGCTTCAAATCATGTCAAAGGGATCaccttttttttataatatgtaTTCATCTCACACACttcttatataaataaaatacgtAAATAAGCTCCACACATCCTAATAAAAAGATGAATCACACAATTATACATAACACATGAGACAATAGTTTACAACAAAATTATAGACATTTTGCCAATTCATTATAAATTATTGAGTTTGATTTTGGCAACCATTGCTATTGAGACATGTTCTTAATTACCTATTATATGGTCCCTATAATACATAGGGGTAAATAGTCTTTTTGACATGAAGACAAATAGAGTGTAGGATGACATAAATAGAGTCTACTGAATGGGTGATGAGTCCATTCCATACCTAACTTTCTGGAATTGTGTGAAACCATCCACAATGCAAAAGTTCCATACCTTAGCCTATATTTATTAGATCGTCATGAATGaattcacaaaatttaaaataaaataaatttagtaacttattattataaaatattaatgagCTAATACACATCAAAAGTCGATATGATCCATGACATAGAAATTCCAAAAAAGAAACGATATATGTCCTTAAGAAACAATGAATATCATTTACTAGGTGTCTCGAATGGATTCAAAACAGATTTATAGACTAATACACAAAAAAAGTCGAGATAATTCTAAAATGCTATTTCATGACTTAGAAATTCCGGAAAAAAAGCGTATGTCTTTGAGAAATAATGAGTATCATTTTCTAGATATAGTCTCAAATGGATCCAAGAAATTTGGGGTCAAAATAAATTCAGTTAGATATATTTTAGAagaaattacataaattaatgTCTATAAAAATTCGAAATAATTCAGAATTCCTGTTTTATGATCCAAAAACTCTTAAAAAAAAGCGATGTCTATCCTTGAATAACAATAAATatcatttcaaaattagtcaaatataATAAGATCATGCCTACTTCTTTAAACATCATGTCTATTAAAAATTGACACTCAATAAAATTCAAGCCCTCTTAAAGTTAGtaaattcaaaataactttttaaattaatcaaattaaccCTCGATATCTAAGATATGGCATATTATAgtaaaattgttcttttttaacATAAGAAACTACTAGTCATGTAATTTATATGTATGTTTGTCCACAGATTTTAGGCAGAAAATATGAtggttttcttgaaagttagGTTGTCTTGTttaacaatatatgttgtctgTTAAATTGTTTGTGAactttcctatttcattttttgtttgtccACATTGTGCAAAAAGGTGTTGCCATTAAATGGCTTTATGGGCATGCGTGTATGGGCCGGATCTAGAAGGACGAGAAGGTGTTCACTCGAATTTATTCGGTAAAAAATTAAGTTGTATATATAAGGtgatatttttttactatttctGAATATATATAGGTGAATCTCCTAAACACAAGGGTATTTAAAGGTTTAAAATTTATCTCGAGATTCTAAATTCAAAGAtgtaatatttgttttgattgttacttaaaatttattaaattatatcattaaatttattattacataGCGACAaatctcattttatatttatttattatttaataatcatattttatcaTTACCCTCACCCCTCTTTTTTTTATACTGGATTTTCTCTTCAAATTACTGACCTATGATattatgtaaagacaaaaaatgatataatcGATCCAAATTTTGTATTCATCGAAACAATACATACAAtatgatacaatacaatatatagtACGATACACTATAAAGCAATACATTTATCCAAACAAAGTAAAAAATGGTTAGAAACATGTGGAATGAATggaaatattttcttggaaaataagtggatttcttccttatttttttagtatttgataaataaactaaaaactatcatctcaaaaatatttaaggggTGAGATTGGGGAGGGGGTGGGGGGAGGAGGTGATTAAGGGGTATGGGTTGAAGGTgctaaataagtaaaaaaagaaagacaataaaCTTGAAATGTCAGTTACGAAGATTTGTTTAGCAATCTTGATAGAAAATTAGTTGCCTTGAGAATTTTAGATATATGGAAAAAAGATATGAGAAATGATCATGAGTTTCAAtacacaaattttaaataaatcaaCTCTAATGCTAATTTGCAAAACTCCCATAATTTTCATGAGAgctataaaatattaaaattgccTTTTTTATGACTATCAACTTCCTCAAGATTATTGCAATCTTAATTGAATTTTCTGAATTTATTTTGGTAATTCTTTGCCAGCCAAGAATGATTGGAAAAGAATAAATGCTCTTTTAGGTTGAAATAATGGAACTTCATGGCCAGCTCCTCTAATTGTTGCAAATGTAAGTCCATCATACACCTCTGACCATCCTCCAACctacaatataatttttatattagtaTTCAAACTTTGATCAGgcgaattcaagatttaaatttaGTTTAGTATGACAAAAGTTATATTTGACGCTAACGAGTTCAAGATTTAGAATTTGTTTtgtataatataagtaatattgGCTTTAATCAAAGgtgaattcaagatttaatatttatttcctATGATAAAAGTAATCTTGACACTGATCATAGATGAGTTTAAGATTTAGAGTTTGTTTCTTATGACCAGTCAAAGTcatcttttatgaaaaaacttcttcaaaaaaatatatttcttgaaAAGATTTACAATATTTGGTTAGTAAGGTCGATTATGTCTAGTCTAGATATAAGAAAGATGACTTCTGCccataaatattaattaaaagtcaCTGTCCCCTCCacttgattgaaaaaaaaaacaatttatttcaaatcaaacacaaggataaatttcttcataaatcatattttcatgaaaaaatgaCTTCTATCATATCCAACATGTTCTTAAAGTCGATGTTTCAAGATACGTGTATAATTTCCGCATATGTATGAatagtttgaaaaataaataataagtttaGTTGAACCTACAGAAGGCTATAAATCCGCCTTTGGTACTAACTTTTGAAGTTAACTAGAATCAGACGTGAAGCCACATCCTTATTCAAATGGTGTCAATTGACATTCCTTTATCAGTAATTAGATCGTGtaaataggtaaaaaaaaaaattataaatattatatacttAATATTTTTGACTCTCCTTAGTGTAAATTCTGACTCCGCCACTtattaaaatagttaaaatagAGTGTATGTTACCTGAGTTCCAGAATACCAAGGATACCATGGAGTTTTAATCTTGAGATTAAGATGGCTTAGAGAGAACCTTGTGGCAGTCACTGGTACCACTGAATCTGTATCCCCACTGCATATAAAttcaaacataatttttattttgtggtaAAAATGTATCTTATCACGATAAAGACAAAAGTCAATCTCTAAATGATGTGTTTTATAATTGTGTAATTCAATAAATCAACTTTTGAAGATCTGTTTTTGATATTATTGACTGGTCTGTACAATATGACCACCTCTTTGACAACGTTTTTTGATCGATATTGCCCAAAAACCGATCTTTGGCGGTCGATTTtgacctttttaaaaaaaattgtgtaacacatttctatgttttaaaaaaaaactatataaattgATTAGTTTTACCTGAACATCCATATTCTAAGACCAGCAGCCATTAGTTTCTTGTATATTGGTAGCATTGAATCATCAGAGTCCTTCCAATTCTTTAATAGTACATCACTGTTTTCTCAAtggaaaaaaaagacaaaaattaatTGTCCAAGATCATATAAGTAGAGAATAAATAATTCTTTAATAAATGCTTGCAGAATAATATTGTGTCTAATTCAACACTAAAAGTTAGCTCTCGTGAGATGAAAAATTGTATAATACTATTTATCGAAACGACTCATTTTACCAATGGGTGACATTCTAACACGGAATTACTAACACtagataaatcaagaaatgagaTGAATCTGACTCTACTTTCATGTTAAATAAATGATGATATTGTGTCTAATTCAGCACCAAAAGTTAATTAGCTCATGAGGTGAAAATTTTCTAATACCGTACAAGAACAACTCATCTCATCACCATTCACCAATATATGTTGTACTATCATCGAGTAAGGGCGGATCTACACTTAAGTTATATGGGTTCATGATAAACTTCGGTTCGTACCCTATATTTACAACATATCATGTGTAATTTCACATTTAAGGGTCTTGGGAGGACATAAGGTACACATACATTATTTCATGGGGTAGAAACTTTGTTTTTGATAAACCCTCAACTCAAAAAAGAAGGTTTTTGAGCAAGGTTGCAAGAATAATATGACAGTTAAATAGCAAGATACAAAACAAATGAATCAAAATACacattgagaaaaaaaaaaaactacacaattactaatacatatatataaacaatttgTCCAAACCCTAATAAGAACTCagaaaaacttaaaatcttgaatCTGTCTCAGTCGCATAGACATATATATAGAAAGTACAAGAGAAAGTGAGTACCTGCAAGCAGTCCACTTGTATGAAATCCCAGTGACATTAGCATGCATAGCTCTTTGCACATCATGTCTATTAAAATATTCCTCAGCATAATTCTCAGTACATGGATCATAGCCAGAGAGTTTCCTATGaataattgtgttcttgaatctaacattattattattcaaataatTTGTTTCATTTTGCACAATTTTGCAAGATGGTGTGTAAATACTATATTGATCAATTTGACCAAATTCATGGTTCACTGCATAACTCACTGATTCATCACacttttttgatgaattttcagatgtaaaattgcaaaaattcattatatttttgtatgttttgtCTGAAATCATTGAGTGACTCCACCAATATGTCACAGTGCCAATTCCATCATATTTGTTATCAGTAACTGCATTTCCTACCTGTGTATTATTTCAATCATCATGAGTatgccaaaaaaatatttaaaaaattattattttttattcgatATTCGATATCGATTTGTTATAAGTCTAATTAATCAGGATTCACACTAAGAAGTCTGATCAACTTTGGACCGTTTATAAGTGTTCATATCAAAAACGATTTTATTTTCAGGGCAAGAATATACTAAAACCTCTCGTTAAAATGTAAGGGGTAATTGCACTTTCTAATCCCTCGATCATTGGTAGATTTTTATCTCGGTCCTTGTAATAGTTGGCTAAGCAACTTCACTACTAGAAAAAGAGTAAATTTCCGATGGGATGTTCGTTGaaaattagtatttttattAGTAGGGATTGAAATAAATGGTTTTGATCCTTTTGTATATAAAACATGTGATATTTAGActatttatacaaaatatattatatatactcgACTATGGAGAAACAATATGAACTtaacataatacatatataggttattaaatGGTTTAACACtaaataatttgttaattttgttaaattacAAGGACCAAATTTAGAACTTATCGATATGTGAGGGACTAAAAGTGCAAATTTCccttaaattgtttttttatatacaattaGATGAATTACTTACCATGAATCCTTTGAGATTTATGATTGGATTTGATAATTTCTTGTTATAATTGTAAATAGCCTGTGCTAATTGAGGAACATAATGCCCTGATAAACCCAAAGAAAATGttaatgaaattaattttgTAGTGTTACGgtctaattttcttttctttttttaaataataaaaaacctGCGTAACTCTCTCCAGCAATATAAAAATCTCTATATTTATACTGTGGAAATCTTGACATCCATCTTGTGAGGAATATTAGTGCATCCTGAGCTGTGCCAAAAAAATAAACAGCTCTAAAATCTAAGTTAATATGCCAATGATAAAATATTAGACTGTTGTTGTTTAATATCTACAAATTTTTAAATTGCGAGTAAATATACAATATAAGTCCAATGCATGTATATATAGCTATAACTATGTATAATAACCTATGTATATCGactacaaaaattaaacagtgaATCCAATCGATTATTCATATAAACATCccttctttatatatatatactgacaATGTAAAATTTTTTACACTATCATTGTAATTTAATCTAAACTGtctgtgtatataagttaaaataaaactAGACATACATATAggaaaaaatgaatattatcAAAAAATGTGTGGTATGTACCTGTTCTTTTATCCCCAGAATCCTTAAGATCAGAGCTTGTATTTGTATAAGAAAAACCAACACCAGCTGGAGATTCCAAGAAAAGT
This region includes:
- the LOC125877209 gene encoding serine carboxypeptidase 24, which encodes MASQIRANYSFFISLILIIFSLTIINVVVALTTKEQELDRITTLPGQPPVTFSQFSGYVSVNEGHGRALFYWLTQATTHPEKKPLVLWLNGGPGCSSVAYGASEEIGPFRINKTGSSLYLNKYSWNKVANILFLESPAGVGFSYTNTSSDLKDSGDKRTAQDALIFLTRWMSRFPQYKYRDFYIAGESYAGHYVPQLAQAIYNYNKKLSNPIINLKGFMVGNAVTDNKYDGIGTVTYWWSHSMISDKTYKNIMNFCNFTSENSSKKCDESVSYAVNHEFGQIDQYSIYTPSCKIVQNETNYLNNNNVRFKNTIIHRKLSGYDPCTENYAEEYFNRHDVQRAMHANVTGISYKWTACSDVLLKNWKDSDDSMLPIYKKLMAAGLRIWMFSGDTDSVVPVTATRFSLSHLNLKIKTPWYPWYSGTQVGGWSEVYDGLTFATIRGAGHEVPLFQPKRAFILFQSFLAGKELPK